In one window of Macrobrachium rosenbergii isolate ZJJX-2024 chromosome 11, ASM4041242v1, whole genome shotgun sequence DNA:
- the LOC136843449 gene encoding uncharacterized protein, producing the protein MSYSLSPALEDFEFVVPDECNGGAEDDWYLVDISSEEFPGHGTPPPSHTDSSKVTEEDDFILSYVSVQREGDGEEILTEWSSPAIFGQAQDDPLNPTAEAVGLTKDSSNIQDDPLNPTTEVVGLPKDSSDIQDDPLDPTVKEEDIPFELMEDIPFEFARDEVFIYDHSDLVDWDEQNFHEERHDDDSLERHSPKDIYVMNWYQGSRKCDVFGCRSRKRRRKNKFRFWQ; encoded by the exons ATGTCGTATTCCCTCTCACCTGCACTGGAAGACTTCGAGTTTGTTGTTCCAG ATGAGTGCAATGGTGGGGCCGAGGACGACTGGTATCTGGTCGACATAAGTTCTGAAGAATTTCCAGGCCATGGAACACCTCCACCCAGCCACACTGATTCCAGTAAGGTCACTGAAGAGGATGACTTCATCCTAAGTTACGTCTCTGTTCAGCGAGAGGGCGACGGAGAGGAAATTCTAACTGAGTGGAGTTCCCCTGCCATCTTTGGGCAGGCTCAGGATGACCCTTTGAATCCTACAGCGGAAGCCGTAGGATTAACAAAGGATTCTTCCAATATTCAGGATGACCCTTTGAATCCTACAACGGAAGTGGTAGGATTACCAAAGGATTCCTCCGATATTCAGGATGACCCTTTGGATCCCACAGTGAAAGAGGAGGACATTCCCTTTGAGTTAATGGAAGATATCCCCTTTGAGTTTGCCCGGGATGAAGTTTTTATCTATGATCACAGTGACCTTGTCGATTGGGATGAACAAAACTTTCATGAAGAGAGGCATGATGACGACTCCCTAGAGAGACATAGCCCTAAGGATATATATGTGATG AACTGGTACCAGGGCAGCAGAAAGTGTGATGTCTTTGGTTGCAGGTCCAGGAAAAGGCGCAGGAAGAATAAGTTCCGGTTTTGGCAGTAG
- the LOC136843450 gene encoding opsin, ultraviolet-sensitive-like translates to MEHLDRPSVLPAAKMANVTRQLGQPSDPSAYTYEVKMLGWNTPPEYMEFVNPHWKSFETPNPYLHYMLGVFYIIFMFASLCGNGVVIWVFSSAKSLRTPSNMFVVNLALLDFIMMLKTPVFIVNSFNEGPIWGKQGCDIFGVMGSYAGVGGAMTNAAIAFDRYKTIAKPFEPKISRGTAFLMVLGIWAYATPWTVLPLLNIWGRFVPEGFLTTCSFDYLTQNENTRTFVACIFFFAFIVPGTFIVFFYSQIFSHVRAHEKAMRAQAKKMNVENLRSVGSKEEQEKTAEIRIAKVCMGLFFLFLVSWVPYATVALIGAFGDRSKLTPLVSMLPALTCKTVACIDPWVYAINHPRYRLELQKRLPWFCIHEDKPQENSSQTTNATEKA, encoded by the exons ATGGAACATCTTGACAGACCCAGTGTGCTGCCAGCAGCCAAGATGGCCAACGTCACAAGGCAATTAGGGCAGCCATCGGACCCTTCCGCTTACAC CTACGAGGTGAAAATGTTGGGATGGAACACTCCACCTGAGTACATGGAATTCGTCAACCCGCACTGGAAGTCGTTCGAGACTCCGAATCCATATCTGCACTACATGTTGGGCGTGTTCTACATCATCTTCATGTTCGCCTCCCTGTGCGGGAATGGCGTCGTCATCTGGGTCTTCTCCAG CGCCAAAAGCCTCAGGACTCCCTCGAATATGTTCGTCGTCAATCTGGCATTACTGGATTTCATCATGATGCTGAAGACGCCGGTGTTCATCGTGAATTCCTTTAACGAAGGACCCATCTGGGGCAAGCAGGGGTGCGATATTTTCGGTGTCATGGGGTCCTATGCTGGCGTCGGAGGAGCCATGACGAACGCTGCCATCGCCTTCGATAGATACAA AACGATTGCTAAGCCCTTCGAGCCAAAAATCAGCCGAGGGACTGCCTTCCTGATGGTCCTTGGAATTTGGGCCTACGCTACCCCGTGGACTGTTCTACCTCTCCTGAACATCTGGGGTAGATTCGTTCCCG AGGGATTCCTGACAACCTGTTCCTTCGACTACCTGACGCAGAATGAAAATACGAGAACTTTCGTAGCTTGTatcttcttcttcgctttcatCGTGCCAGGAACTTTCATCGTATTCTTCTACAGTCAGATATTCAGTCACGTTCGAGCCCACGAGAAAGCAATGAGAGCCCAG GCGAAGAAGATGAACGTGGAGAACTTGCGCAGCGTGGGATCGAAAGAGGAGCAAGAGAAGACTGCCGAAATCCGCATAGCCAAAGTCTGCATGGGcctattcttcctcttcctcgtctCGTGGGTCCCTTACGCTACCGTCGCCCTCATCGGAGCTTTTGGAGACAG GAGTAAACTGACGCCTTTAGTCTCCATGTTGCCCGCCCTTACTTGCAAGACAGTGGCTTGCATTGACCCGTGGGTATACGCCATCAATCACCCCAGATACAG GCTAGAGCTACAAAAGAGGCTTCCATGGTTCTGTATCCACGAGGATAAGCCTCAGGAGAATTCCTCTCAGACAACAAATGCTACAGAGAAGGCTTAG